From a region of the Candidatus Methylomirabilota bacterium genome:
- a CDS encoding redoxin domain-containing protein, translating to MSHHLRRAMFTTLLIGTLLIAQAAHATPVPDFTLSLLDGKSIALKDFRGKPVLINFFHSK from the coding sequence ATGAGTCATCACCTGCGACGAGCGATGTTCACAACCCTGCTGATCGGCACACTGCTGATTGCCCAGGCAGCTCACGCTACGCCTGTCCCGGACTTTACGCTCTCGCTCCTGGATGGAAAGTCCATCGCGCTGAAAGACTTTCGCGGTAAGCCGGTTCTGATCAATTTCTTCCACTCCAAATGA